The DNA window GAGATGAGAAAGACCTTTGCCGCGTTGGCCATCGCGGCCTTGTGCGTGGTGACCGCGACGGTCGTTCCGTCCGCGACGGCGGCGGTGGCGGCGCGGCCCAACTTCGAACTGCCGTTTCCCTGTGGAGAGAAGTGGAACGGCGCCACCTACAACAACCACGGCGGATCGGGGAACGACTTCCCGCTCGACCTGAACTGGGGATCCGGCGACGACGACCTCGGCAAGCCCGTCGTCGCCAGCGCTGCCGGAACGGTGAGCTACGGCGTCGCCGGAGTCATCGAGATCAACCATGGCGACGGCTGGTCGACGTCGTACCGGCACCTCAGCAACCGCGTTGCGGCCAACGGGTCGACGGTCGCGCGGGGACAGCTGATCGGCAAGGTCGGCGAAGAGGGTAACGCGTCCGGGCCGCACCTGCACTATGCCCAGCAGCTGAACGGGACCGCCGTGCACATCGTGTTGCACGGCGTGGCGATCACCTACAGCTACGTGTACAACGGTCCGCTCTACACGAGCTACAACTGCGGAGTCTCGGCCCGTCCGGCGGAGAGTGTGAACGGTGACGCGTTCGACGATCTGTTGGCGGTGACGGCGTCGGACGAGTTGCGGATGTATCCGGGTCGTGCGACCGGGGTGTTCGGTCAGTCGGTGCGGGTGGGTCCGGGGTGGACGGACGCGGTGTTCAACCGGCTGGGTACGTCGGATGTGGATGGCGATGGTCTTGGTGACATCGTCGGAACGACGGCGGCGGGGAAGTTGAACTACTGGCGCAACAACGGAAATGGGACGTCGTTCTCGAAATCGACGAACGAGGGTTCTGGTTGGAGTGGCTACCAGTGGTTGACGTTCGTCGATCTCAACGGTGACAACAAGGCCGACATCGTCGCGCGCGATGGCGATGTCCTCTACTGGTGGCGTGGTCTGGGCACGGGTGTGTACGGGGCGCGGACGGAGATCGGTGAAGGGTGGGCCACGTTCCCGGAGTTCGGCGGTGGCGACGCCGACGGTGATGGTGACGGAGACCTGTGGGCCACCGACGCGGCCGGCAAGCTGTTCTTCTGGCGGGGCAACGGTGCGGGCGGGTTCGCTACCAAGATCGAGGCGGGGTCGGGGTGGAACGTGTTTGGTCCGTTCAACGTGATGGACCTCAACGGTGACGGCAAGGCGGATCTGGTCGCTGCCAATGCCGCGGGTGATCTGTTCCGGTGGCTGGGCAAGGGTGACGGCAAGTTCAACTCGGCCGGACCCCGCATCGGCTTCGGCTGGACCGACGTCCGCATCGCCAGCTACTAACGCATAACGACTGAAACCACCCGCTCGCCGCTCTGGTGGGCGGGTGGTTCGGCGTCCGCAAGCGGACGCCGGGGTGGACTCTCGCGCCGCGCGTGGCGAAGAGTGGCCCGCGGTTGGGACGGGGCAAGTCGATTCGAAAGGGTTTCTTCATGCCGTCGTCCCGTCGTGCACGGGCGTTCGTTCGCGCCGTTCTGACTGCCGTTGCCATCGTGGGCTTGACCTGCGCTTTGGGGGTCAGCGCCGTAGCCGCGCCGCCCCGGCCGGCCGCCGAGACCAAATTGGTGACGTACCGCGGCTACCAGGTCTCGGTGCCGAGCTCGTGGCCGGTGATCGAGCTGGCGAAGCAGAAGGTGTGCGTACGGTTCGACAAGTCGGCGGTCTACCTCGGTACACCGCGCTACCAGGAGACCTGCCCGGCGCACCTGGCCGGGAGCGACGCGGGCCTGCTGATCGAGCCGCTGACCACCGTGTCGGCCGCGCGTCCGGGGATCGTCCGCGCGAAGGCCGGCACAGCTGTCGGCGCCGCGACGACGGGGATGCGGCAGGTCGCGGTGGAAAGCGCCGGCGTCCTGGTGACGGCGGCACCGGGGGCGGGCGCCGTCCTCGGCACCGGCAAGGTCGTCGCCGGCGCCGCGCCCCGGAAGCTGGCGACGAAGGTCAGGCCGATGGCGTCGGTCGTGGTCGCGCCCGGCACCGCGAACGGCAAGGGCTTCGACCAGTGCGCGGCCCCGTCGCAGGGAACGATGGACGCGTGGCTGAAGTCGTCGCCGTACCGGGCCGTCGGCATCTACATCAGCGGCGTCCAACGAGCGTGCGCGCAGCCGAACCTCACCCCGAACTGGATCGCCAACCAGCACAGCCGCGGCTGGAAGTTCCTGCCGATCCACCTCGGCCTGCAAGCTCCGTGCCGCGGCTTCGGCGCCCGGATGTCATCCACACCGGCGACCGCGCGCAGCCAGGGTCGCTCGGCAGCTGTCGAGGCCGTCGGAGCCGCCGCCAACCTCGGCATCGTTCCCGGCAGCGTGCTCTACAACGACATGGAGTCGTACGACCGCGGCGGCTCCTGCAGCACCGCGGTGTTGAGCTTCCTAGCCGGCTGGACCGACGAGCTGCACGCTCGCGGCTACCTGTCCGGCGTCTACTCCAGCGTGTCGACCGGCATCGCCGACCTGGTCGCGAACTACTCCAGCTCCGCTTACACCCGGCCCGACCACGTGTTCTTCGCCTGGTGGAACAACGCGGCGAACACCGATGGCGGCTCGTACCTCCCGGACAGCTACTGGGCCAACCACCAGCGGGTGAAGCAGTACGCCGGCGACGTCACCGAGACCTGGGGCGGTGTGAGGATGGCGATCGACCGCGACTTCCTCGACACCGCGAACGGTGCCGCGGAGACCGTGAACGGCGACCGGTTCGACGACCTGCTCGCGATCGGGCCTGACAACACGCTGCGGCTGTATCCGGGCCGGTCCGACGGCGCGCTCGGTGCGGCGTCGGTCGTCGGCACGGGCTGGTCGAAGGCGTACAACCGGATCGGCGTCGGCGACAGCAACGCCGACGGGTACGCCGACGTGCTGGCGACGTCGACCGACGGCCGGCTGCACTACTGGCACAACGGCCGGGACGCGACGTTCGCCAAGCTGGAGAACGCGGGCTCGGGCTGGAACGCGCTCGAGTGGTTCGCGCTGGTCGACCTGAACGGCGACAACAAGGCCGACGTGGTCGCGCGGGACGGCGGCCTCCTGTACTGGTACCGCGGGCAGGGTTCCGGGACGTTCGCTACCCGGGTCCAGGTGGGCGAGGGGTGGTCGAACTTCGCCCGCTTCGCCGGCGGTGACGCCGATGGGGACGGCGACGGTGACTTGTGGGGCACGACGGCGGCCGGCGCGCTGTGGTTCTGGAAGGGCAACGGCAGCGGCGGCTTCTCGGCGGGAGTGAACGTCGGCAAGGGCTGGGACGGGTTCGGCCCGGTCAACGTGCTGGACCTGAACGGGGACCGGCGGGCCGACCTGGTCGCGGCGCGGAGCGACGGCAAGCTGTTCCGCTTCAGCGGGCGGGGCGACGGGACCGTCGCGGCCGCTGACGAGATCGGCACCGGGTGGGCTTCGTACCGGATCGCAGCGCACTAACGGCGTTGAGGTCCGGTTCGCGTTACCGTGGTGTCCGTGCAGGGGGGCGTCGACGAACGCGTAGCTGAGCAGGTGCGGCTCGGCGGCTACACGCTGCTCGAACGCGTCGGCGAGGGCGGCATGGGCTTCGTCCACCGCGCGGTCGACGGGCAGAACAACACCGTCGCGGTCAAGCTGCTGCGCCCGAACGTCGCGAGCGACGTGGAGAGCCGGCAGCGGTTCGCCCGCGAGGCCCGCGTGCTCGCGCGCGTCCGCGGCGACCACGTCGCGGAGGTGATCGACTCCGACCTCGCGGCCGAGACGCCGTACCTCGTGACCCGCTTCGTCTCCGGGCCGCCGCTGCACGACGTCGTGGCCAAGCACGGGGTGCTCGACGGCGCCGACCTGGCCGACCTGGCGGGGGACCTCGCGGACGCGCTGTGCTCGATCCATTCGGCCGGCGTCGTGCACCGCGACCTCAAGCCGGGCAACGTCCTGATCCACGACGGGGTCGCGGTCGTGATCGACTTCGGCATAGCGCAGATCGCCGACGAGACGCGCCTGACCATGCCTGGAATGGTGTACGGGACGCCTGGGTACGTCGCGCCGGAGGTGCTCTCCGGCGGCGCGGTCACGCCGGCGGCCGACATCCACGCGTGGGCGACCACGGTGACGTTCGCCGCGACCAACCGCGCACCGTTCGGCAAGGGCGGGCTGACGACGATCGCGTACCGGGTGCTGAACGACGACGTCGACCTGACCGGCTGCCCGCCGTGGCTCGTTCCGGTGCTGAAGCGCTGCCTGGCAAAGGACCCGCTGGACCGGCCGACGGCACCGGAGCTGCTGCTGTGGTTGGAGGAGGGCGAGGAGCCGGCCGACGTCCGGAAGTACCCGGCGGGACGGATCCCCACCTTCGTCGTGCCGGTGCAGCAGCCGGCGGAGGACGCCACGCCCCAGGCGGGACCGGACATCGTGCAGCCGTACGACTGGACGCGCGAGCCGCCGAGCCCGACCCGGCAGTACACGGCGGTGGCACCTTCGGCGGCGGCCGCGCCGTCGACAGGGCAGCTGCCGGTCGAGTCGCCCGCGCCGTCTCCGCAGCCGGTGAAAGCGCAGGGCGGCGGTCCGTTCAACCTGTCCCGGGTCGACCAGCGGAACCTGCACCCGGTCGTGACCGTGCTGCTGTTCGGCACCCTTACTGCGCTGGCCGCGACGCTCCCGATCGTGGCGCTGGTCGCACTGGTGTGCTGGCTGCTCGGCGTACGGATGGTCGACCGGGCGGCGCAACAGCTCGAACGTCGCCGTACCGGCAAGGGCCGCCGGCGCTCCGACGGCTGGGCCGTCGCCGGCGCGATGCCGTGGCACGGCACCCGCTCGCTGCTGTTCACCACGTTGACGCTGCCGATCGCGCTCGCCGGCGCGTTTGTCGTCGCGGCGATCCTCGTGTTGGGGATGCTGGCCGGGAACGTCACGCCACCGCTCGCCCTGGTCACCGCGGTCGGAGTCCTCGGCGCCGCGGCCCTGGCCTGGTGGGGCATCGAGGGGGAGAGCGTCCAGCGCGGCAGTATCCGGGTGCTGAACACACTGCTCAAGCCGCGCTGGCTCGCCATCGCGGTCGCCGCCGTGCTGAGCGTGGCGATCATCGGCTTCGTCGCCCTGGCCACGGTCGAGCCGGTGAACCCCTGGCCGTTCGGCGAGTTCCAGCTCCCGGGCCGCCTCGGCGGCCTGGTCGGCAACTGGATCGGCGGCCCGTCGCTCGGCGACTGACTCGCTCGGCGCGCCTAAGCTGCCCGGTCGACCGTGGCGGTTAACCTCCGAACAGGTGTTCGGCAAGAGGGAGGCGTGGGTGCGGGTGCTCGGGGTCGACCCCGGTCTGACGCGGTGTGGGCTGGGCATCGTCGACCAGGGGGCACAGCGCAAGCTGGCGCTCGTGGCCGTCGACGTCGTCCGCACCAGCCCGGACACCGACCTCGCGGTGCGGCTGTTCGCCGTCCAGTGCGCGGTCGAGCAGTGGCTGGACGACCATCAGCCGGACGCGGTCGCGCTCGAGCGGGTCTTCAGCCAGCACAACGTTCGTACCGTGATGGGGACGGCCCAGGTCAGCGGCGTCGTGATGGCGGCCGCGGCCAAGCGCGGGGTGCCCGTCGTTCTGCACACGCCGAGCGAGGTGAAGGCCGCCGTCACCGGCAACGGGCGCGCGGACAAGTCCCAGATCACGCACATGGTCACGCGGATCCTCATGCTGGAGAGCAGCCCGAAGCCGGCCGACGCCGCGGACGCGCTCGCGCTCGCGATCTGCCACCTGTGGCGCGGCCCCGCCGCGGCCAGGCTCGCGGCCGCGCAGAAGGCCGCCGGACCCGTTCGTACGCAGTGGAAAGTCCCGGGAGGTCGGTCATGATCGCGTTCGTCAAGGGGAAGGTCGCCTCGGTCGGGTACGACTCCGCCGTGGTCGAGGTCGGCGGCGTCGGCTTCGAGGTCCGCGCGACACCCGGCACGCTCGCCGAGCTCCGCATCGGTGAGCCGGCGACGTTGCCCACCAGCCTCGTCGTACGCGAGGACTCGCTCACGCTGTACGGGTTCGCCGACGAGGACGAGCGCACGGTGTTCGAGCTCGTCCAGACCGCCAGCGGCGTCGGCCCGCGCCTCGCGCAGGCGATCCTCGCCGTGCTGAGCCCGGACGACATCCGCCGCGCGGTCGCCACCGACGACCTCGTCACGCTCACCAAGGTCCCCGGCATCGGCAAGAAGGGCGCGCAACGCATCGCGCTGGAACTGAAGGACCGCCTCGGCGCCCCCGTCGGCACCGGCACCCACACGGCGAACGGCAGGCCCAGCATGAGCGCGGCCGCCGGCTGGCGCGACCAGGTCCACGCCGGCCTGATCAGCCTCGGCTGGTCCGTCCGCGAGGCCGACGCGGCCATCGACGCGGTCGTCCCGCTCGCCGAGGACCAGCTCGCCGCCGGCAAGACGCCGGAGGTCGCGACGTTGCTGAAGGCCGCGCTCCGGACGTTGTCGCGGGCGTGAGAGCGTGGACCCGATGACGCAGTACGAGGAGGGCGTGGTCTCCGCCGAGGCCTCCGATGACGAACGCGTCATCGAGAGCGCCCTGCGGCCTCGTACGCTCGACGAGCTGATCGGGCAGAACCGCGTCCGCGACCAGCTCGGGCTCGTGCTCGAAGCGGCCATGTCCCGGGGCAAACCGCCGGACCACGTGTTGCTGTCCGGTCCACCCGGGCTCGGCAAGACCACCTTGGCGATGATCATCGCGAACGAGCTCGCCACCCCGCTGCGCATCACGTCCGGCCCGGCGATCCAACACGCCGGCGATCTCGCCGCGATCCTCTCTTCGCTGAGCGAAGGCGAGGTGCTGTTCCTCGACGAGATCCACCGGATGAGCCGCCCCGCCGAAGAGATGCTCTACATGGCGATGGAGGACTTCCGCGTCGACGTCGTCGTCGGCAAAGGCCCCGGCGCGACCGCGATCCCGTTGGAGATCCCGCCGTTCACGCTGGTCGGCGCGACGACGCGTTCCGGGCTGTTGCCGGGACCGTTGCGCGACCGGTTCGGGTTCACCGCGCACCTGGACTACTACGAGACCAGCGAGCTGCAGCAGATCGTGCACCGTTCGGCCAAGCTGCTGGACGTCCCCGTCACCGACGACGGCGCACACGAGATCGGCGCGCGGTCACGGGGAACGGCGCGGATCGCCAACCGGCTGCTGCGCCGGGTCCGCGACTTCGCCCAGGTTCGGTCCGACGGCATCGTCCGCGAGGACACCGCCCGCGCGGCGTTGGCGCTGTTCGAGGTGGACGAGCTGGGGCTGGACCGGCTCGACCGCGCCGTGCTCGACGCGCTCTGCAAGCGTTTCGGCGGGGGACCGGTCGGCCTCGGCACGCTCGCGGTCGCGGTGGGGGAGGAACGCGAGACCGTCGAGGAGGTCGCCGAGCCGTTCCTCGTGCGGTGCGGCTACCTGCAACGCACCCCGCGCGGCCGGATGGCCACGCCAGCCGCCTGGAAGCACCTCGGCCTCGCCGTCCCCGTGGACGCCGCCTACGCGCCGAGCCTGTTCGACGTCGAGGACTAGCCGGCTGCCGCGGTGGCTCCCGAGTGACTCCCCAGTGGCGGCGAATGATCATGTTTACATGATCATTCGCCGCTCTACGTGGGGTACACCCCGCGTAGAGCACCCACTCGCCAGGTAGAGCGCCGTCGTGCCCATCCGCCAGCACCGGCGTAACGTGCTGTTCGTTGGATTCCGGAGCCAACGAGGTCGATCGCTGACGACGGATCGAGGGCCGGTCAACGGCTTTCGGGAACGACGCCGGACCCGGGTACGTTCATCCAGGTCACGCGGTTAGACTCCGCCGGTGGCCACTCTGCGTGGTCACTCCATGTCGAGGGCGCCCTTAGTCGAAGGACCGCCAGGGAAGGAACACCCGCGAGATGCGTGCCGAACAGCTCAGTACCTGGGCCGCCCAGTCCTCCGGAGGCGGAGGATCGTTGTGGACCCTGTTGCTTCCCGTGCTCCTGCTGGCCTTGTTCTACTTCGTGGCGATCCGCCCGCAGCGGCGCCGGCAGCGTGAGCAGCAGGAAATGCAGGGCCGCGTCCAGCCCGGCCAGCAGATCGTCACGACGACCGGCATGTACGCGACCGTCGTCGCGATCGAGAACGACGCCGTCGTGCTCGAGGTCGCCCCGGGCGTCCACTCGCGCTTCGTCAAGCAGGTCATCGGGCGGGTCATCGACCCCGTCGCCGACACGCCGGTCGAGTCCACCGACGCCACCGCCGCGGACGCGACGGAGCCGGTGACCGAGCCGGTGACCGACACGGACACGAAGACCGCCGACAAATCACAGAGCAGCAAGCCGGGCGACTCCGCCTCGAGCTAGACACGGGGGACAAGACAAAGTGGCAACGACGACCAAGAGGCCACATCCCTGGCGCGCGCTCCTCGCGCTGTTGGCCGCTCTGGTGGTCGGGTTCGTGGTGATGGCGCTGCTGGGCGCCTGGACTCCGCGGCTCGGCCTCGACCTGCGTGGTGGAACGTCCATCACGCTCACGGCTCGACCGGCCGCCGGGCAGGGACCGATCACGCCGGACCAGCTGAACGAGGCTGTCGACATCATCCGGAACCGGATCGGCGCGATCTCCGAGGCCGAGGTCACGACGCAGGGCAACGAGCACATCATCGTCGAGGTGCCCGGCGTCGGCCGCGACGAGATCGTCCGCCTGGTCGGACAGACCGCGCAGATGCGGTTCCGGCAGGTGCTCGCGGTGCAGGCGGCGAGCCTTCCGCCCGCACCGACCCCGACGCCGAGCCCCAGTGCCACCGGCCCGACGCCCAACCCGACCGCGACCGGCACGGCCGCACCGCAGCCGAGCGTGACGCCGTCGGGTACGGCGACGCCGCAGCCGACTCCGTCCGCGACCGCGACCAACGCGGGCCGGGCCGTCACGAGCGCGCTGCTCGCCCAGGGAACGGCCTCGCCGTCACCGTCGCCGAGCGCCACCGCGTCCACCCCCGCCACCCCCGCCACTCCCGCTCCGTCAGGTCCGCTGAAGATCGCCACGACGCCGGCGAACGAGGCGCAGCTCGCCGCGCTGGCGAAGTACAAGTGCGACGACTACGACGCGGCGAAGGACGACCCGAACCAGCCGCTGCTGACCTGTGACCGGGACGGCAGCCAGTCGTTCGTGCTCGGCCCGGCGATCATCCTCGGCTCGGAGATCGCCGACGCGACGCCTGGCCTTCCGCAGCAGGAGATCAACTGGCAGGTCTCGCTGAAGTTCAAGAACCAGGGCCCGAAGAAGCTCGCCCAGGCGAGCCGCGAGATGTACCAGCTGGATCCGCCGCTGAACTCGTTCGCGATCGTGCTCGACGGCAAGGTGATCTCGTACCCGAACTTCGAGGAGCCGATCCCCGGCGGCGAGGCGAGCATCACCGGCAACTTCACCCAGGTGCAGGCCACCGACCTCGCGAACGTGCTGAAGTACGGCGCGCTGCCGTTGGCGTTCGAGGCCAGTGAGGTGTCGACGGTCACGCCGACGCTCGGTGCCGACCAGCTGACCGGCGGCCTCACCGCCGGCATCATCGGCCTGGGCCTGGTCGTGATCTTCTCGTTCCTCTACTACCGCGGTCTCGGCCTCGTCGTCGTGGCCTCGCTCGCCGTCGCCGCGGCGATGACGTTCGCGGCGGTCGTGCTGCTCGGCGAGGCACAGGGCTTCACGTTGACGCTCGCCGGCATCGCCGGTCTGATCGTGGCGATCGGCATCACCGCGGACTCGTTCGTCGTGTTCTTCGAACGACTACGCGACGAGATCCGCGAGGGCAAGACGTTGCGCAGCGCGGTCGACAGCGGGTGGAACCGAGCCCGGCGTACGATCCTCGCCGCCGACTCGGTGTCGCTGCTCGCCGCCGTCGTGCTGTACGTGCTGTCGGTCGGCAACGTCCGCGGCTTCGCGTACGCACTCGGCCTGACCACGATCGTCGACCTGATCGTCGTGTTCCTGTTCACCAAACCGCTCGTGACCTTGCTCAGTCGCACGAAGTTCTTCGGCGAGGGGCATCGGCTGTCCGGCCTTGATCCATCCCGGTTGGGTGTCAGCAAGGCGAAGTTGACAGGCGCGTTCGGCCGCCGTACGCCCGCCCCGAGGGAGGCCTGATGTCCCGCCTTGGAGAGCTTGGACACAAGCTCTACACCGGTGAGGTCTCGATCGACTTCATCAAGCGGCGCAAGACCTGGTACCTCGTCTCGGTCGCGATCATCGTCATCTCGGTCGGCGGGCTCTGGCTCCGGGGCGTGGACTTCTCGATCGAGTTCCGTGGCGGTGCCGACTTCCAGGCGCCGGTCTCGACGAACAACGCGAACGAGCGCATCGCCGAGGTTCGCGAGGCCGTCGCGGAGACCGGGCTGGCCGAGGAGCCGATCGTCACCGCGGTCGGCAACAACCGGCTGGACATCCAGACCCCGCCGCTCGACGCGACCGAGGGTGTCCCGAAGATCCGGCAGGCGATCGCGGACGAGCTCGGCGTCGCCGAGGAAGACGTCAACTACTCGTTGATCGGTCCCAGCTGGGGTGGGCAGATCACCGCGAAGGCGCTGCAGGCGCTCGGGGTGTTCCTCGTCCTCGTCATGGGCGTGATCTGGCTGTACTTCCGCGAGTGGCGCATGTCGGTCGCGGCGATCGTCGCGCTGATCCACGACCTGGTGATCACGGTCGGCATCTACGCGCTCATCGGCTTCGAGGTGACGCCGGCGACCGTCATCGGTGTGCTGACGATCCTGGGTTATTCGCTGTACGACACGGTGGTCGTGTTCGACAAGGTCCGGGAGAACACCCGGGGGCTCGCGTCGAGCAGTCGCGTGACGTACAGCGACGCGGCCAACCTCGCGGTCAACCAGACGCTGGTGCGGTCGATCAACACCTCGATCATCGCGCTGCTGCCGGTCGCGGGCATCTTGTTCATCGGCACGTTCGTGCTGGGTGCGGGAACGTTGAAGGACCTCTCGCTGGCCCTGTTCATCGGTCTGGCCGCCGGTACGTACTCGTCGATCTTCACCGCGACGCCGTTGCTGTGCGACCTCAAGGAGCGCGAGCCCGCGATGAAGGCGCTGCGTCGCCGGGTCGAGCAGCGGCAGCAGAGCGACGCCGCGAAGGCCGGGCTCACTGGCGGCAAGAAGCCCTCGGGTGATGCTGCCGACGAGGCTGCTGACGAGGCGCCTGGTGGCGCCGAGCCGCGGCCCGCGGTGAAGGTGGGCCAGGCGCCGGGCAGCGGGTCCCGTACGCAGCCGCAACGCAAGACGCGGTCCACGCGTTCGTCGCGGCGGCCGAAGGGCCGCCGGTGACTCACGTCGCGTCCCCGGAGCCCGCGGGCGACATCGCCGACCTGGTGCGCTCGCGGATCCGGGACGTGGCCGACTACCCGAAGCCGGGGATCGTCTTCAAGGACATCACGCCCCTGTTGGCGGATCCGTCGGCTTTCCAGTCGACCGTGGAGGCGCTCGGGTCGCCCTGGCTTGGAGCCTCTCCCGCCGTGGACAAGGTCGTGGGCATCGAGGCGCGCGGCTTCATCCTCGCGGCTCCGGTGGCGCTGGCGTTGGGAGCGGGCTTCGTGCCCGTTCGGAAGGCGGGGAAGCTGCCGTCGGCCGTGCTGAGCCGCTCGTACGCGCTGGAGTACGGCGAGGCGACGCTCCAGGTGCACCGGGACGCGTTCGCGCCAGGGGAGCGGGTGCTGGTCGTGGACGACGTTCTGGCGACCGG is part of the Tenggerimyces flavus genome and encodes:
- a CDS encoding adenine phosphoribosyltransferase; the protein is MTHVASPEPAGDIADLVRSRIRDVADYPKPGIVFKDITPLLADPSAFQSTVEALGSPWLGASPAVDKVVGIEARGFILAAPVALALGAGFVPVRKAGKLPSAVLSRSYALEYGEATLQVHRDAFAPGERVLVVDDVLATGGTVEATTSLIREAGAEVVGVSVLLELAFLAGRARLEGQDGFDVRALLTVSD